Proteins encoded by one window of Xyrauchen texanus isolate HMW12.3.18 chromosome 24, RBS_HiC_50CHRs, whole genome shotgun sequence:
- the LOC127617552 gene encoding cytochrome c oxidase assembly factor 8, with the protein MNVKTVGCLFFRSLCPCYIYTPLLLRSSCRGHRQNTSQPPQHDTRAQLRSGFSPAASSKYDWIGPPDRLSNLRPIIYHIPENETPLERKLRHLRQETEDWNHKFWTNQNLTFSKEREEYVQSQLKAKGLSERDDQGRKRTLNSEEMAVFYKHFLDENMKRHASYNREWYKRNFTITLLMAKVALHNIRGTLTGQGRGTGKPT; encoded by the exons ATGAACGTAAAAACAGTAGGTTGTTTATTTTTTAGATCCTTGTGTCCGTGTTACATATATACTCCCCTGCTGTTAAGAAGCTCTTGTCGAGGTCATCGACAAAACACAAGCCAACCACCACAACATGACACACGAGCACAG TTGCGGTCTGGATTCAGTCCAGCAGCATCATCAAAATATGACTGGATCGGCCCACCAGACAGACTCTCAAACTTGAGGCCAATCATATATCACATCCCAGAGAATGAGACGCCACTGGAGAGGAAGTTGAGGCATCTGAGACAGGAGACTGAAGACTGGAACCATAAGTTCTGGACCAATCAGAACCTCACATTTAGTAAG GAAAGAGAAGAATATGTACAGTCACAACTGAAGGCAAAAGGACTGTCAGAAAGAGATGATCAAG GAAGGAAAAGGACTTTAAATAGTGAGGAAATGGCAGTCTTCTACAAACACTTCTTAGATGAAAATATGAAAAGGCATGCCAGTTATAACAG ggAATGGTATAAACGTAATTTCACCATTACACTTCTAATGGCTAAAGTAGCTCTACACAACATACGGGGGACGCTGACTGGACAAGGGAGGGGAACTGGCAAACCTACATGA